CGACGATAAAATTATTACGAAGTATCTTCAAGAAATAGAAGAATTTTGGAAAACTAAAAAACTTGAATTAATAAATTAATATGTCAGACGAAGAAACCACACAACCATCACCTGAACCAACAACTTCACCGGAAAACCCAATTTCTGAACCTAACCCTGTACCTGTAAGCCCCCAAGAGCTTACGGTAGAAGCACCTATCCAGCCGACAGAATCTACTTCTGTCGAAGTATTACCTGTGGCCCCAGAAACTCCTGCAAACCCCGAAAGTGCCGTTCCGGTCACTAATGATATTCCTGCAAATGAGCCGTTAGGACCAGCTCCTGTAGCTGAAATCCCAAATGAGCCTTTAAACCATACACCAGAGCCAGAAATAACAGCTAACCCAATCAACCCGAATATCACAATCGAAAAGCACGGAAATGACGTAACAATTACTGAAGTCATGCAACCAACGGCTCACTCCGAACCCGCAACGGCTCAAATGGCAGGAAATGAGCCGTTAGATCTCGTAGAAGAAGAAAAGGCAAAAAAGAGAGAAGAAAACCTAAAACTAGCTAACCAAAATAGACAAGACAAAAAGAGAAAGAAAATTGATGCAATTTTAGATTTGTTTGCGAAGCAAACAAATCTCACAAACGATGAAGTGGAAAAACTTTT
This region of Candidatus Paceibacterota bacterium genomic DNA includes:
- a CDS encoding helix-turn-helix domain-containing protein; its protein translation is MSDEETTQPSPEPTTSPENPISEPNPVPVSPQELTVEAPIQPTESTSVEVLPVAPETPANPESAVPVTNDIPANEPLGPAPVAEIPNEPLNHTPEPEITANPINPNITIEKHGNDVTITEVMQPTAHSEPATAQMAGNEPLDLVEEEKAKKREENLKLANQNRQDKKRKKIDAILDLFAKQTNLTNDEVEKLLHVSDATATRYLETLEKEGKIKQVGKTGKGVMYEKI